A window of the Osmia lignaria lignaria isolate PbOS001 chromosome 2, iyOsmLign1, whole genome shotgun sequence genome harbors these coding sequences:
- the Obp11 gene encoding odorant binding protein 11, whose translation MNASKLWLLLTCLVASGIILIHAGSADPADFRKMTAGVRKKCIAETQTTLEDVENTEYGHFPNDVRLKCYFKCALEKFKLMDNDGTIKYNMIKKIIPDVYREIADEMIDSCTDSSKKDKCEKSFNFMKCMFEVNPIAFIAP comes from the exons ATGAACGCATCGAAGCTTTGGCTGCTCTTAACGTGCCTCGTCGCCTCgggaattattttaattcatgcTGGCTCG GCTGATCCCGCCGATTTTCGAAAAATGACCGCTGGCGTGAGGAAGAAATGTATCGCGGAAACGCAAACGACGCTCG aGGATGTTGAAAACACTGAATACGGACACTTTCCCAATGACGTACGATTAAAATGTTACTTCAAATGTGCCCTCGAAAAGTTTAAATTG ATGGACAATGACGGTACCATAAAATAcaatatgattaaaaaaatcATACCGGACGTTTACAGAGAAATAGCCGACGAGATGATCGATAGTTGTACCGATAGCT CCAAAAAGGACAAGTGCGAGAAATCCTTTAATTTTATGAAGTGCATGTTCGAAGTTAATCCCATA gCTTTTATCGCACCATAA
- the Obp10 gene encoding odorant binding protein 10 isoform X2, whose amino-acid sequence MNILVFVPLMLLSLIHLPIVFCGTRPSFVSDEMIATAASVVNACQTQTGVATVDIEAVRNGQWPERRQLKCYMYCLWEQFGLVDDKRELSLNGMLTFFQRIPAYRVEVQKAIRKCKGIGKYFAKGDNCEYAYTFNKCYAEASPRTYYLF is encoded by the exons ATGAACATCTTAGTGTTTGTACCGTTGATGCTCCTCTCTTTGATTCATCTGCCGATCGTTTTTTGCGGG ACACGGCCGAGTTTTGTCTCCGACGAGATGATCGCTACCGCGGCAAGCGTAGTGAACGCTTGTCAAACGCAGACTGGAGTGGCGACAG tgGATATAGAGGCGGTAAGGAATGGTCAGTGGCCAGAGAGGCGGCAACTAAAG TGTTACATGTACTGTCTGTGGGAACAATTCGGATTGGTCGACGATAAAAGAGAGCTCAGCTTGAACGGCATGCTCACGTTTTTCCAAAGAATACCGGCGTACAGGGTGGAGGTTCAGAAAGCGATCAGAAAATGCAAGGGGATCGGTAAATATTTCg CCAAGGGTGATAACTGCGAGTACGCTTACACGTTCAATAAATGTTACGCGGAAGCATCGCCACGG ACCTACTATCTTTTCTAA
- the Obp10 gene encoding odorant binding protein 10 isoform X3, translating to MNILVFVPLMLLSLIHLPIVFCGTRPSFVSDEMIATAASVVNACQTQTGVATVDIEAVRNGQWPERRQLKCYMYCLWEQFGLVDDKRELSLNGMLTFFQRIPAYRVEVQKAIRKCKGIAKGDNCEYAYTFNKCYAEASPRVSTYSERQK from the exons ATGAACATCTTAGTGTTTGTACCGTTGATGCTCCTCTCTTTGATTCATCTGCCGATCGTTTTTTGCGGG ACACGGCCGAGTTTTGTCTCCGACGAGATGATCGCTACCGCGGCAAGCGTAGTGAACGCTTGTCAAACGCAGACTGGAGTGGCGACAG tgGATATAGAGGCGGTAAGGAATGGTCAGTGGCCAGAGAGGCGGCAACTAAAG TGTTACATGTACTGTCTGTGGGAACAATTCGGATTGGTCGACGATAAAAGAGAGCTCAGCTTGAACGGCATGCTCACGTTTTTCCAAAGAATACCGGCGTACAGGGTGGAGGTTCAGAAAGCGATCAGAAAATGCAAGGGGATCG CCAAGGGTGATAACTGCGAGTACGCTTACACGTTCAATAAATGTTACGCGGAAGCATCGCCACGGGTGAGTAcatacagtgagaggcaaaagtga
- the Obp10 gene encoding odorant binding protein 10 isoform X4 gives MNILVFVPLMLLSLIHLPIVFCGTRPSFVSDEMIATAASVVNACQTQTGVATVDIEAVRNGQWPERRQLKCYMYCLWEQFGLVDDKRELSLNGMLTFFQRIPAYRVEVQKAIRKCKGIAKGDNCEYAYTFNKCYAEASPRTYYLF, from the exons ATGAACATCTTAGTGTTTGTACCGTTGATGCTCCTCTCTTTGATTCATCTGCCGATCGTTTTTTGCGGG ACACGGCCGAGTTTTGTCTCCGACGAGATGATCGCTACCGCGGCAAGCGTAGTGAACGCTTGTCAAACGCAGACTGGAGTGGCGACAG tgGATATAGAGGCGGTAAGGAATGGTCAGTGGCCAGAGAGGCGGCAACTAAAG TGTTACATGTACTGTCTGTGGGAACAATTCGGATTGGTCGACGATAAAAGAGAGCTCAGCTTGAACGGCATGCTCACGTTTTTCCAAAGAATACCGGCGTACAGGGTGGAGGTTCAGAAAGCGATCAGAAAATGCAAGGGGATCG CCAAGGGTGATAACTGCGAGTACGCTTACACGTTCAATAAATGTTACGCGGAAGCATCGCCACGG ACCTACTATCTTTTCTAA
- the Obp10 gene encoding odorant binding protein 10 isoform X1 — MNILVFVPLMLLSLIHLPIVFCGTRPSFVSDEMIATAASVVNACQTQTGVATVDIEAVRNGQWPERRQLKCYMYCLWEQFGLVDDKRELSLNGMLTFFQRIPAYRVEVQKAIRKCKGIGKYFAKGDNCEYAYTFNKCYAEASPRVSTYSERQK; from the exons ATGAACATCTTAGTGTTTGTACCGTTGATGCTCCTCTCTTTGATTCATCTGCCGATCGTTTTTTGCGGG ACACGGCCGAGTTTTGTCTCCGACGAGATGATCGCTACCGCGGCAAGCGTAGTGAACGCTTGTCAAACGCAGACTGGAGTGGCGACAG tgGATATAGAGGCGGTAAGGAATGGTCAGTGGCCAGAGAGGCGGCAACTAAAG TGTTACATGTACTGTCTGTGGGAACAATTCGGATTGGTCGACGATAAAAGAGAGCTCAGCTTGAACGGCATGCTCACGTTTTTCCAAAGAATACCGGCGTACAGGGTGGAGGTTCAGAAAGCGATCAGAAAATGCAAGGGGATCGGTAAATATTTCg CCAAGGGTGATAACTGCGAGTACGCTTACACGTTCAATAAATGTTACGCGGAAGCATCGCCACGGGTGAGTAcatacagtgagaggcaaaagtga